The following are encoded together in the Flammeovirga agarivorans genome:
- a CDS encoding helix-turn-helix domain-containing protein produces MMERIIEFENRRGENYLEYLSNKLGGQIVNENELIIDHDKARGKVLVVEKSNFRLVITQYQPYEDTYVKFSTDEKYEYNAVFFSQNIIYQKNEKESLQFSTPRGFILMKKSEKFTVLNKANEFKKIIVIYFNKDSFPEQHQHKLESIDNFAYHVGDRHIGIWKKNFEVKIVDVIHEDLQRQYLKLKLEELFLLFQNILFTLENNDKKTLYSDYEIESIYAIKKVIDANLSLKPNLKKLTIDYGISAVKLNKIYKFLFGQTVYNYYKEQRIHKAKDEVVQSQKNLTEIAYDYGFTDINHFSKSFIEAFGITPSELKKSLKK; encoded by the coding sequence ATGATGGAAAGAATAATAGAATTTGAAAACAGAAGAGGAGAGAACTATCTAGAATATTTATCAAATAAGTTGGGTGGTCAGATAGTAAATGAAAACGAACTAATTATTGATCATGACAAAGCCAGAGGAAAGGTACTTGTAGTAGAAAAATCAAATTTTCGGTTAGTCATTACACAATACCAACCTTATGAAGACACTTATGTAAAGTTTAGCACTGATGAGAAGTACGAATACAATGCAGTGTTTTTCTCTCAGAATATCATTTATCAAAAAAATGAAAAAGAGTCTCTGCAGTTTAGTACGCCTAGAGGATTTATTCTAATGAAAAAATCAGAAAAGTTTACGGTACTAAATAAGGCCAATGAGTTTAAAAAGATAATTGTTATCTACTTCAATAAAGATTCTTTTCCGGAACAGCATCAACATAAACTTGAGAGCATTGATAATTTTGCCTATCATGTAGGAGACAGACATATTGGTATTTGGAAGAAAAATTTTGAAGTAAAAATTGTAGATGTAATACATGAAGATTTACAACGTCAATACCTAAAACTAAAGCTGGAAGAGCTATTTCTTTTATTCCAGAATATTCTTTTTACCCTAGAAAATAATGATAAGAAAACGTTGTATTCTGATTATGAGATAGAGTCTATTTATGCTATTAAAAAAGTAATTGATGCAAACTTATCATTAAAGCCTAATCTTAAAAAGTTGACCATTGATTATGGAATCAGTGCGGTTAAATTGAACAAGATTTATAAATTTTTATTTGGACAGACTGTTTATAACTACTATAAAGAACAGCGTATTCACAAAGCGAAAGATGAGGTGGTCCAGTCTCAAAAGAACTTGACAGAGATAGCCTACGATTATGGGTTTACAGACATTAATCATTTTTCAAAGAGTTTTATTGAAGCCTTTGGCATTACCCCATCAGAGCTGAAAAAGTCATTAAAAAAATAG
- a CDS encoding cation diffusion facilitator family transporter, producing MEKKLMRLSLVMNAVLAFSGLYFGYKAHSSAILTDGMYSSLLAVMSFLSMGVLRLIRKPQSKTHPFGYSGYEPLVNLFRGLMILMVVVFGTFESIDSLMHGGNIIDFSSSLIYFVLCLSGCIITYFIFYFQNRKQSSPILKVEKSNWLIDTLLTAGMGISFMVAFFLKNFFPEFIAYVDPLVTILLLLSIVKMPFDTIRGALKELLQMAPSEDITHTINRVLKQYYTPSEISDYNHMITKTGREIYVLAVVLLNESQEKVDGQLRFDTIEKHDVFRETLFNDLKSIYPTIRLDVSFTFDAKWL from the coding sequence TATTTTGGATATAAAGCTCACTCCTCAGCAATTTTGACTGATGGTATGTATTCTTCCTTATTGGCAGTGATGTCTTTCTTGTCTATGGGAGTATTACGCCTTATCCGAAAGCCTCAGTCTAAGACTCATCCTTTTGGTTATTCTGGTTATGAGCCATTGGTTAACCTCTTTAGAGGACTTATGATTTTAATGGTTGTTGTATTCGGTACTTTTGAAAGTATAGATTCTCTTATGCATGGAGGAAATATTATTGATTTTTCTAGTTCACTCATCTACTTTGTATTGTGTTTGTCTGGCTGTATAATCACTTACTTTATTTTCTATTTTCAAAATAGGAAACAGTCGTCTCCGATACTAAAAGTGGAAAAATCGAACTGGCTGATTGATACTTTACTGACTGCCGGAATGGGAATTTCTTTTATGGTAGCTTTCTTTTTGAAAAACTTCTTTCCGGAATTTATTGCTTATGTAGATCCGTTGGTGACAATATTATTATTATTGTCAATAGTGAAAATGCCTTTTGATACCATTAGAGGTGCATTGAAAGAACTATTACAAATGGCTCCGAGTGAAGATATTACCCATACCATCAATAGAGTGTTAAAACAATATTATACTCCTTCTGAAATTTCAGATTATAATCACATGATTACTAAAACAGGTAGGGAAATATATGTTCTAGCAGTGGTCTTACTTAATGAATCACAAGAAAAAGTAGATGGACAATTAAGGTTTGATACGATTGAAAAACATGATGTTTTTCGGGAAACATTATTTAATGATCTGAAATCAATTTACCCAACTATTCGCCTTGATGTCAGTTTCACTTTCGATGCTAAATGGTTATAA
- a CDS encoding helix-turn-helix domain-containing protein, translating into MKQIILESARGENYLQYIADKFNGTTLGDHAVSFDNDTLKGRTGLIQGENYRAVLTAYITKQDLDISFSPDETYQYIAIFFPQWVNYHGGEKQQIHFNAPNGLVILRNTENFTSLVRKGVEKKIVYIYFNESFLPNLISDRLEGIKDFVYHLGNYHLATWKKSFFFDLREQLHEDFIEEYVQVKLKELFILFHNLIYSYNETNKEELFSDYEIETIYSIKDVIDKNLKEKPIVKQLSRDFGINTGKMSKVFKSLFGETIYQYYKKQRIQEVKEQVTYTNKTLTEIAFDYGFTDVQHFSKNFKQAFGITPTDIRKS; encoded by the coding sequence ATGAAGCAAATTATATTAGAAAGTGCTAGAGGAGAGAACTATTTACAATATATCGCAGATAAATTTAATGGAACTACGTTAGGAGATCATGCGGTTTCTTTTGATAATGATACTCTAAAAGGTAGAACAGGTCTAATTCAAGGAGAAAATTATAGGGCAGTTCTTACTGCATATATTACAAAACAGGATTTGGATATTTCTTTCTCTCCTGATGAAACCTATCAATACATCGCTATTTTTTTTCCACAATGGGTTAATTATCATGGTGGGGAAAAACAACAAATACATTTTAATGCTCCTAATGGATTGGTTATTTTACGAAATACAGAAAACTTTACAAGTCTCGTTAGAAAAGGAGTAGAGAAAAAAATTGTATATATCTATTTTAATGAATCCTTTTTACCAAATCTAATTAGTGATAGATTGGAAGGTATTAAGGATTTTGTATATCACTTAGGTAATTATCATCTGGCAACTTGGAAAAAGAGTTTCTTTTTTGATTTAAGGGAACAGTTGCATGAAGACTTCATTGAAGAATATGTACAAGTTAAACTGAAAGAACTCTTCATTCTCTTTCATAATCTTATCTATAGTTATAATGAAACCAATAAGGAAGAGTTGTTTTCAGATTATGAAATAGAGACCATCTATTCAATAAAGGATGTGATAGATAAGAACTTAAAGGAAAAGCCAATTGTAAAACAACTCAGTAGAGATTTTGGAATAAATACAGGTAAAATGTCAAAAGTATTTAAATCCCTTTTTGGAGAGACAATCTATCAGTATTACAAAAAACAAAGAATTCAGGAAGTAAAAGAACAAGTAACCTATACGAATAAAACACTCACTGAAATTGCATTCGATTATGGATTTACGGATGTACAACATTTTTCTAAAAACTTTAAGCAAGCATTTGGAATAACACCTACAGATATTAGAAAGTCTTGA